A genomic stretch from Bacteroidetes Order II. bacterium includes:
- the alr gene encoding alanine racemase → MYNLSPTKAIINLNNLRHNLAVIRTHLGSIDVMAVVKADAYGHGAIRIAQCLQKESIHMFAVATVAEAVKLREHGILERILVLGAPFPEFLPAYVQYDLDLTLHDLSFLEVLKKENDPIRIHVKIDTGMTRLGIWPQQWEDARHTIETMPNLTLVGNWTHFAVSDNLADGFTEQQINSFSVIANKKTHVQNTAGILNQTGFPTKYAPSWARIGVGLWGIDPCEPMQEQKLLPVMKLVSKIAQVKYISRGTSVSYGRTWKAPCDTWVATVAAGYADGYIRHLSNRGWVEVNGKRYRVIGKICMDMLMIEVGPTKTVAYGDEVVLWGSETLGAAEVASWGETIPYTLVTGVSHRVPREYLDE, encoded by the coding sequence ATGTATAATTTATCACCAACGAAAGCCATAATCAACTTAAATAATTTAAGACATAATTTGGCCGTAATACGCACGCATTTGGGTTCAATAGATGTGATGGCAGTGGTCAAGGCGGATGCTTATGGGCATGGGGCTATACGCATTGCGCAATGTTTGCAAAAGGAATCTATTCACATGTTTGCCGTTGCTACGGTTGCGGAGGCGGTTAAACTTAGGGAGCATGGTATTTTAGAGAGAATATTGGTACTCGGAGCGCCGTTTCCAGAGTTTTTACCGGCATATGTACAATACGATTTAGACCTTACCCTCCATGACCTGTCATTTTTGGAAGTGCTTAAAAAGGAAAACGATCCTATCCGTATCCATGTTAAAATAGATACGGGTATGACCCGACTTGGGATATGGCCGCAGCAGTGGGAGGACGCGAGGCACACTATTGAAACCATGCCTAATCTGACACTGGTGGGAAATTGGACACACTTTGCTGTTTCGGACAATCTTGCCGATGGATTCACAGAACAGCAAATTAATTCATTTTCCGTTATTGCAAATAAAAAAACCCACGTGCAAAACACCGCTGGCATACTAAACCAAACAGGATTTCCCACAAAATACGCACCCTCATGGGCACGAATTGGTGTTGGATTGTGGGGAATTGACCCTTGTGAACCCATGCAAGAACAGAAGTTGCTTCCCGTAATGAAGTTGGTGAGCAAAATCGCCCAAGTCAAGTATATTTCTCGCGGCACATCTGTTTCATATGGACGTACCTGGAAAGCCCCTTGCGATACCTGGGTGGCTACGGTCGCAGCTGGTTATGCGGATGGTTATATTCGCCACCTTAGCAATAGAGGATGGGTAGAAGTCAATGGAAAGCGATATCGGGTGATCGGAAAAATTTGTATGGATATGTTGATGATAGAAGTGGGGCCTACCAAAACGGTGGCATATGGAGACGAAGTGGTTTTATGGGGAAGTGAAACGTTGGGCGCCGCCGAAGTGGCATCTTGGGGTGAGACCATCCCTTACACCTTGGTGACAGGTGTTTCTCACCGTGTGCCAAGGGAATATCTTGATGAATAA
- the sucC gene encoding ADP-forming succinate--CoA ligase subunit beta, with amino-acid sequence MKVHEYQAKEVLAQFGVATQGGYVATTVEDAVAGAEKLQANGAGLFVVKAQIHAGGRGKGGGVKLARTIEEVRERSEAMLGMMLKTHQTGPEGQKVKKILITDGVDIVKEYYLGITLDRSRNMNVIMASTEGGVEIEKVAEETPELIHKVWIDPTIGIQGYQARQIAFALGFQGDLFKQCVGFVLKLYKAYEETDCSLAEINPLVTTKDGKLMALDGKINFDDNALFRHKDLAEMRDTDEEDPLEVEASEFHLNYIKLDGNVGCMVNGAGLAMGTMDIIKIAGGEPANFLDVGGSANPQTVEAGFRIILKDPNVKAILINVFGGIVRCDRVALGVVEAAKNVNINIPLIVRLQGTNAEEGQEILKNSGLKIETAILLKEAAEKVTHALAA; translated from the coding sequence ATGAAAGTACACGAATATCAGGCGAAAGAAGTGCTTGCGCAATTTGGCGTCGCAACACAAGGCGGTTATGTGGCAACCACTGTGGAAGATGCCGTGGCAGGTGCCGAAAAACTACAAGCCAATGGGGCAGGCCTCTTTGTGGTCAAAGCGCAGATTCATGCGGGTGGTCGCGGAAAAGGAGGAGGCGTGAAATTAGCCCGCACGATCGAAGAAGTCCGCGAACGATCTGAAGCCATGCTGGGCATGATGCTCAAAACACACCAAACCGGGCCGGAAGGACAGAAGGTTAAGAAAATCTTGATAACTGATGGGGTGGACATTGTGAAGGAGTATTATCTCGGGATTACCCTCGACCGTAGTCGCAATATGAATGTGATCATGGCTTCTACAGAAGGTGGAGTTGAAATTGAAAAAGTGGCGGAAGAAACCCCGGAATTAATCCATAAAGTGTGGATTGACCCAACGATTGGTATTCAGGGTTATCAGGCCCGACAAATTGCTTTTGCACTTGGCTTTCAAGGGGACTTGTTCAAACAGTGTGTAGGATTTGTGCTGAAACTTTACAAAGCCTATGAAGAAACCGATTGTTCTTTAGCCGAGATTAATCCGCTGGTCACCACAAAAGACGGTAAATTGATGGCTTTGGATGGAAAAATTAATTTTGATGACAATGCGTTATTTCGGCATAAAGACCTCGCTGAAATGCGCGATACCGACGAGGAAGACCCTTTAGAAGTGGAAGCGAGCGAGTTCCATCTTAATTATATCAAATTGGATGGCAATGTAGGTTGCATGGTGAATGGCGCTGGTTTGGCCATGGGAACTATGGACATCATCAAGATTGCCGGGGGGGAGCCTGCAAACTTCTTGGATGTGGGCGGTTCTGCAAATCCACAAACGGTAGAAGCTGGATTCCGGATTATCCTCAAAGACCCAAATGTTAAGGCAATTCTCATCAACGTGTTTGGGGGGATTGTTCGTTGTGACAGAGTGGCACTTGGGGTGGTAGAAGCTGCTAAAAATGTGAATATCAATATCCCATTGATTGTTCGTTTGCAGGGCACCAATGCCGAAGAAGGGCAAGAGATTCTTAAAAATAGTGGCTTAAAGATCGAGACGGCTATCCTTCTGAAGGAAGCTGCGGAAAAAGTTACCCATGCGCTTGCTGCATAA
- a CDS encoding LptF/LptG family permease, translating to MIRLYVLKLNFLFAITDIFILELLSGLPVLILTILLIMQTFDRHILRRLLATTLVLIGMLTSFFILLHYLEYIDDFIDRGATEGLILWSYYPNALPFIFHQITPAALFLACIHLTGKLAQELQLTAIYTAGVSFYRILRPLLLFGLLVSIGMFYMSGWVLPKTEQARIGIEAKYLNKGREQLESTNNLFRQLEGNRILQIGSFSAEQKAGFMVSLHSYDAQKHLISRTDADQIQWNDQQQQWTFQNAVTHTFRTDSTILRSQTQHNLAAGLEIKPEDLSRSANDVDLLNIPEAKQYLQELQKSGVSELGKPMVAYYAKFTYPFANLIVVLLGFSLASTRRKGGQAAQLSIGIMVAFIYLAMIKTIEPFGYSGELDPIVATLFPHVFFLVIAMLMMFLAKK from the coding sequence ATGATACGTCTTTATGTTTTAAAATTGAATTTTTTATTTGCAATAACGGATATATTTATACTGGAACTACTTTCTGGCTTGCCCGTTCTGATTTTAACCATCTTATTGATTATGCAAACCTTTGACCGCCATATTCTTAGACGACTCCTTGCCACCACCTTGGTATTGATTGGAATGCTCACTTCTTTCTTCATTCTTCTTCATTACTTGGAATATATAGATGACTTTATAGACCGTGGAGCAACCGAAGGACTGATCCTCTGGTCGTATTATCCCAATGCCCTACCGTTCATTTTCCACCAAATAACGCCTGCGGCCCTTTTTCTGGCCTGCATTCATCTTACAGGGAAATTGGCGCAAGAACTTCAGCTCACAGCAATCTATACCGCCGGGGTCTCCTTTTATCGGATTTTACGGCCCCTTCTTTTGTTTGGCCTTTTGGTTTCTATTGGCATGTTTTACATGAGCGGCTGGGTTCTTCCCAAGACAGAGCAAGCGCGAATCGGGATCGAAGCCAAGTATCTAAACAAAGGTCGGGAGCAATTAGAGTCCACAAACAACCTATTCAGACAACTCGAAGGCAATCGGATTTTGCAAATTGGCTCCTTTTCCGCTGAGCAAAAGGCTGGGTTTATGGTTTCGTTGCACTCTTATGACGCACAAAAACATTTGATTTCTCGTACCGATGCCGACCAAATACAATGGAATGACCAACAACAACAATGGACTTTTCAAAATGCAGTGACGCATACTTTTCGGACTGACAGTACCATTCTCAGGTCCCAGACCCAACACAACTTGGCCGCCGGCTTAGAAATTAAACCCGAAGACCTTAGCAGGTCTGCCAATGATGTTGACCTGCTCAATATTCCGGAGGCCAAGCAATATCTACAAGAACTCCAAAAAAGTGGTGTCTCAGAATTGGGCAAGCCAATGGTGGCATACTATGCTAAGTTTACTTACCCCTTTGCCAATCTTATTGTTGTTTTGCTTGGGTTTTCTTTGGCCAGTACCCGGCGAAAAGGCGGGCAGGCGGCCCAACTTTCTATTGGCATTATGGTCGCATTTATCTATCTGGCCATGATTAAAACGATCGAGCCTTTTGGATACTCAGGAGAATTGGACCCTATAGTGGCCACCCTTTTTCCGCATGTCTTTTTCTTGGTGATTGCAATGCTGATGATGTTTCTTGCCAAAAAATAG
- a CDS encoding sugar phosphate isomerase/epimerase, translated as MSRPVTLFTGQWADLPLAQLAEKAASWGFDGLELACWGDHFDVHRALTEPDYCTEKKDLLSHYGLNIYAISNHLVGQAVCDHIDERHKSILSPEIWGDGVPEGVRQRAAEEMKNTARAAAKLGVPVVNGFTGSSIWHLLYSFPPVTDAMIDAGYEDFARRWNPILDVFDEVGIRFGLEVHPTEIAFDLASAQRAMEALDGRKTFGFNYDPSHFGYQGVDYIAFIEQFGDRIYHAHMKDVWWSSIPKPIGVFGGHVNFGDARRFWDFRSPGRGSINFEEVIRALNRIGYHGPLSIEWEDSGMDREHGAKEACAYIRSKDFPTSNRAFDAAFSED; from the coding sequence ATGTCGAGACCAGTCACCTTGTTTACGGGCCAATGGGCCGACCTCCCCTTGGCTCAATTGGCCGAGAAAGCCGCTTCTTGGGGCTTTGACGGCCTAGAACTGGCCTGTTGGGGCGATCATTTTGATGTACACCGTGCACTTACGGAGCCTGATTATTGTACAGAAAAAAAGGACTTATTGAGTCATTATGGCCTTAACATCTATGCAATCTCGAATCACTTGGTCGGACAAGCGGTCTGCGACCACATAGACGAGCGCCATAAAAGCATTCTCTCACCAGAAATTTGGGGCGATGGTGTACCGGAAGGCGTCCGTCAACGTGCGGCAGAAGAAATGAAAAATACCGCACGAGCTGCCGCTAAACTTGGGGTCCCTGTTGTAAACGGCTTTACGGGTAGCTCCATTTGGCATCTATTGTATTCTTTTCCACCCGTGACCGACGCCATGATTGATGCGGGATATGAAGATTTTGCCCGACGGTGGAACCCAATTTTGGATGTGTTTGATGAAGTAGGCATCCGTTTTGGCTTAGAAGTCCATCCTACCGAGATTGCTTTTGACCTCGCTTCTGCACAACGAGCCATGGAAGCGTTGGATGGTCGTAAGACCTTCGGATTTAACTATGACCCAAGTCATTTTGGTTATCAAGGTGTGGACTATATCGCATTTATTGAACAATTTGGCGACCGGATTTATCATGCACACATGAAAGATGTGTGGTGGTCTTCCATCCCCAAGCCAATTGGTGTTTTTGGCGGGCACGTCAATTTTGGAGATGCACGTCGTTTTTGGGATTTTCGTTCTCCGGGACGAGGCTCCATTAATTTTGAGGAAGTCATTCGGGCCCTCAATCGGATTGGCTATCATGGCCCCCTTTCAATTGAATGGGAAGACAGTGGAATGGATCGGGAACATGGCGCAAAAGAAGCTTGCGCATATATTCGATCCAAAGATTTTCCGACCTCAAACCGCGCCTTCGATGCTGCGTTTTCCGAAGACTAA
- a CDS encoding Gfo/Idh/MocA family oxidoreductase, with protein sequence MLRFPKTKKLFMDQIKLAIIGTGGMAHTHANAFAAIKEVNLVACCDVVRERAEEFAATHSIPFVFTDVDEMLSTIELHAITNVTPDRFHLSIGLKVLDKKLHLLSEKPLAETFQDARMLADAAEQAGVVHMVNLSYRRSAALYEAKRMIEAGKIGRVMHFEADYLQSWLAQPAWGDWREHDAWLWRLSTDHGSKGVLGDIGVHIFDLAGFPIGAYETVQCVLKTFPKAENDQIGTYKLDANDSFTAMVEMENGALGTVQASRWATGYINTLRLQIHGEHGALRLTLDEKDRWDVLEVCLGDNLLKGKWRGKKCPPVLDNYQRFISAILNGQPGEPDFWRGAEIQKVLDAAYMSDYKQSWEQL encoded by the coding sequence ATGCTGCGTTTTCCGAAGACTAAAAAATTATTTATGGATCAGATTAAGCTGGCCATTATTGGCACAGGCGGCATGGCCCATACCCATGCAAACGCTTTTGCGGCCATTAAAGAGGTAAACTTAGTGGCTTGTTGTGATGTCGTGCGAGAGCGTGCCGAAGAATTTGCCGCCACACATAGTATTCCTTTTGTGTTTACAGATGTGGATGAAATGCTTTCCACCATCGAACTTCACGCGATCACCAATGTAACCCCAGACCGTTTCCACTTGTCCATTGGCCTGAAAGTTTTGGACAAAAAACTCCATTTACTCTCCGAGAAGCCCTTGGCAGAAACGTTTCAAGACGCCCGAATGTTGGCAGATGCAGCAGAACAAGCAGGGGTTGTACACATGGTCAACCTGTCCTATCGGCGATCGGCTGCCTTGTATGAGGCCAAACGGATGATTGAAGCGGGCAAAATTGGACGTGTGATGCACTTCGAGGCCGATTATTTGCAAAGCTGGTTGGCACAACCTGCGTGGGGGGATTGGCGAGAACATGATGCTTGGCTTTGGAGGCTATCTACCGATCATGGTAGCAAAGGGGTTTTAGGTGATATTGGCGTTCACATCTTTGACCTTGCCGGATTTCCGATAGGCGCCTATGAAACGGTTCAATGTGTGCTCAAAACGTTCCCCAAAGCCGAAAATGACCAAATTGGGACCTATAAATTGGATGCCAATGACTCCTTCACCGCCATGGTCGAGATGGAAAATGGCGCATTAGGAACGGTCCAAGCCTCTCGGTGGGCTACCGGATACATCAACACCTTACGCCTGCAAATACATGGCGAACATGGGGCTTTGCGTCTTACCTTAGACGAAAAAGACCGTTGGGACGTTTTAGAAGTATGCTTGGGTGATAATCTTCTGAAAGGAAAATGGCGTGGAAAAAAATGTCCACCCGTTCTCGACAATTACCAACGATTCATTTCGGCCATCCTAAATGGCCAACCCGGCGAGCCCGACTTTTGGCGCGGAGCCGAAATACAAAAAGTATTAGATGCAGCCTACATGTCCGATTATAAACAATCATGGGAACAACTCTAA
- the sucB gene encoding 2-oxoglutarate dehydrogenase, E2 component, dihydrolipoamide succinyltransferase, with protein sequence MAQVEVVMPKMGESVMEGTVLTWHKQIGENIEADEILLEIGTDKVDSEIPSPVGGKLAAILVPEGETVEVGTPIALIETDVHAAITAPPPAAPVPSPPSVHLPASTPPPEPSAPIQKVSVSGGDTSPVLMPKMGESVMEGTVLTWHKKVGERIEADETLLEIGTDKVDSEIPSPVAGILAQIVVPEGETVEVGTLLAIIAIGNDATVSTTAPTPTPTAKPTTPISSPAPPVVSGQNEISRIGSDGRFYSPLVREMAKVEGLSAAELATLPGSGHEGRVTKKDLTQYLSKKTQAPPASIPETVPTSAPIFAKPPAVTATNRTEIVEMDRMRQIIADHMVRSKATSAHVTSFAEVDVTHLVKLREKNKKTFAAREGVALTYTPFFVYAAIEALKAFPWLNASVEGKQVILKKDYHIGIAVALENAGLIVPCIRNAGTMNLVGLAHSVAQLADRARNKQLLPDELQGGTFTVTNVGSLGSIMGTPIINQPQVGILATGVIKKRPVVIETPDMGDVIAIRHMVYLSLTYDHRIVDGAMGTAFLRKVTEVLENIDPNATL encoded by the coding sequence ATGGCACAAGTCGAAGTTGTGATGCCCAAAATGGGCGAAAGTGTAATGGAAGGTACCGTGCTTACCTGGCACAAACAAATTGGCGAAAATATTGAAGCCGATGAAATCCTGCTGGAAATTGGAACGGATAAAGTAGATTCCGAAATCCCTTCCCCTGTTGGTGGCAAACTTGCTGCTATTTTGGTTCCAGAAGGAGAAACCGTAGAAGTTGGAACACCCATTGCGCTCATCGAGACGGATGTACATGCCGCCATTACTGCACCACCTCCTGCTGCACCTGTGCCGTCGCCGCCTTCGGTTCATCTTCCGGCTTCAACACCACCGCCCGAACCAAGCGCACCTATACAAAAGGTCTCGGTTTCTGGCGGAGATACCTCGCCCGTTTTGATGCCTAAAATGGGTGAAAGTGTAATGGAAGGCACGGTATTGACCTGGCACAAAAAAGTGGGCGAACGCATCGAGGCCGATGAAACCTTGTTGGAAATAGGAACCGACAAAGTGGATTCCGAAATCCCTTCCCCCGTTGCTGGTATTCTAGCGCAAATCGTGGTTCCAGAAGGCGAAACAGTAGAGGTAGGTACCCTTTTGGCCATCATTGCGATAGGGAATGACGCCACCGTTTCGACAACGGCCCCCACGCCTACTCCTACTGCCAAACCGACCACACCTATTTCATCGCCTGCACCACCCGTTGTTTCTGGCCAAAATGAAATCAGCCGAATAGGGTCAGATGGTCGCTTCTACTCTCCACTGGTTCGTGAAATGGCAAAAGTTGAGGGTTTGTCTGCGGCCGAACTCGCCACACTACCGGGATCCGGACATGAAGGTCGGGTTACCAAAAAAGACCTCACCCAGTATCTGAGTAAAAAAACGCAAGCACCTCCGGCCTCCATACCAGAAACTGTTCCAACTTCTGCACCCATTTTTGCAAAACCGCCCGCTGTTACAGCAACCAATAGAACCGAAATTGTGGAAATGGATCGGATGCGACAGATCATCGCCGATCATATGGTTCGCTCCAAAGCCACTTCAGCGCATGTGACCTCTTTTGCAGAAGTGGATGTAACCCATTTGGTTAAGCTCCGTGAAAAAAACAAAAAAACTTTTGCGGCGCGTGAAGGCGTAGCACTAACCTATACTCCGTTCTTTGTGTATGCCGCCATCGAAGCCCTAAAAGCATTTCCTTGGCTCAATGCCTCGGTAGAAGGGAAACAAGTGATCCTAAAAAAAGATTACCACATTGGAATTGCCGTAGCACTCGAAAACGCTGGGCTAATCGTTCCATGTATCCGTAATGCGGGAACCATGAACCTGGTAGGTTTGGCCCATTCGGTTGCCCAACTTGCAGATCGGGCACGGAACAAACAACTGCTTCCAGATGAATTACAAGGTGGTACTTTTACCGTGACCAATGTAGGTTCCCTTGGATCTATCATGGGAACACCGATTATTAATCAGCCCCAGGTGGGCATTCTTGCAACAGGGGTGATAAAAAAACGGCCTGTTGTGATAGAAACGCCTGATATGGGTGATGTGATCGCAATCCGCCACATGGTCTATTTGTCGCTGACATACGATCACCGTATCGTAGATGGTGCAATGGGCACGGCTTTCCTGCGCAAAGTAACCGAAGTTCTTGAAAACATTGACCCTAACGCAACGCTTTGA
- a CDS encoding tyrosine-type recombinase/integrase, with protein MPDNLSSEIFQGITLGIDGLESTISAFLDEYLHDRGAETIGTYRRSLNEFIRWFSHPRSDFRFRVEDIEAYKTYLMSERKLSQVSVSTYLTALRRLCDFMVATGQLPENPAKQVKGNRRPSEHTRAVLSEAEVDRLLASFDQVTQMGKRDQAIMYMMLFAGLGEIEIVRADLADLNQHDSGGWYLRVQGKGRSDKDQLVPIDPPVMDKIRLYLDTRGRIRPEEPIFVSHGHRSDGERLNTRSVRGRINHWLELAEIKRAGITPHSLTHTAALIWLRQGMTVEELKIRMRHGTFDTTMIYLRKEAGIVDIGE; from the coding sequence ATGCCGGACAACCTTTCCTCCGAAATATTTCAGGGAATCACCCTCGGAATAGATGGGCTCGAATCTACCATTTCGGCCTTTTTAGATGAATACCTCCATGATCGCGGTGCCGAAACCATTGGCACGTATCGTCGCTCTTTAAACGAGTTTATCCGCTGGTTTTCGCATCCTCGGAGCGATTTTCGCTTTCGAGTGGAAGACATTGAAGCGTATAAAACCTACCTCATGAGCGAGCGCAAACTTTCACAAGTTTCGGTTTCTACCTACCTCACCGCTTTGCGTCGCTTATGTGATTTTATGGTGGCCACCGGGCAACTCCCTGAAAATCCTGCCAAACAAGTAAAAGGGAACAGACGCCCCTCCGAGCATACCCGTGCTGTTCTCAGTGAAGCAGAGGTAGATCGGTTATTGGCCTCTTTTGATCAGGTTACCCAAATGGGGAAACGCGATCAGGCGATCATGTATATGATGCTTTTTGCCGGACTGGGAGAAATCGAAATTGTTCGGGCAGACCTTGCAGACCTTAACCAACACGATTCAGGCGGCTGGTACCTGCGTGTTCAAGGCAAAGGAAGATCCGATAAAGACCAGTTGGTCCCTATTGATCCGCCCGTGATGGACAAGATACGGCTCTATTTAGATACCCGTGGGCGCATTCGTCCGGAAGAACCCATATTTGTTTCTCATGGGCACCGATCGGATGGCGAACGTTTGAACACGCGCTCCGTTCGAGGCAGAATCAATCATTGGTTAGAATTGGCCGAAATAAAAAGAGCGGGGATAACCCCACATAGCCTTACCCATACTGCGGCATTGATCTGGCTAAGGCAAGGGATGACCGTGGAAGAGCTAAAAATCCGGATGCGGCATGGTACTTTCGATACCACCATGATCTATCTTAGGAAAGAAGCTGGAATTGTAGATATTGGGGAATAA
- a CDS encoding MFS transporter, which yields MSQDAFVTLKNPAFRRIALTSLLVTLALLMQDVVLGYELYNRTRDPLVLGWMGLAEALPFMALSLIGGHWADRYNKRTLWLLGHGLMIASAVWLWLVFEDIPVTFTLQEKIGWVYAVNFMNGLTRAITVPALQAWIPLLIPPAQYGNSSAWTSASWQTGAILGPVIGGFVYALVGLSWALGIVCGLLVVGAVLIGLNTAPYISLTASEISSISKSLQEGIQFVWHNPAILYSITLDMVAVLFGGVVAILPVFATEVLVIGADGLGLLRSAAAFGAILTTVLLTFFSPMGHPWRNLLWAVFAFGIATLVFALSEHFFLSCLALFLTGAFDSVSVVIRETLMQTLTPPEMRGRVAAVNGIFIKASNELGAFESGLAAKLIGAVPSVIMGATAALITVAVIAKKSRTLLKG from the coding sequence ATGTCACAAGACGCGTTTGTTACCCTAAAAAACCCAGCTTTTAGACGTATTGCACTTACCTCTCTACTGGTAACCCTCGCGCTGTTGATGCAGGATGTGGTCTTGGGGTACGAATTGTATAACCGCACCCGTGATCCATTGGTATTGGGCTGGATGGGGCTTGCAGAAGCACTTCCGTTCATGGCATTGTCCTTAATCGGTGGACATTGGGCAGATCGTTATAACAAACGCACGTTGTGGCTGTTGGGGCATGGTCTGATGATTGCGTCGGCAGTGTGGTTGTGGTTGGTTTTTGAAGACATCCCCGTTACGTTTACCCTACAGGAAAAAATTGGGTGGGTATATGCAGTCAATTTTATGAATGGGTTAACGAGGGCAATAACAGTACCTGCCTTGCAAGCGTGGATTCCCCTCCTAATACCACCCGCGCAATATGGGAATTCGAGTGCTTGGACGAGTGCTTCATGGCAAACAGGTGCCATTTTAGGCCCGGTTATCGGTGGTTTTGTGTATGCTTTAGTAGGGCTTTCATGGGCATTGGGCATTGTCTGCGGGCTTTTGGTGGTGGGCGCCGTCTTGATTGGATTGAATACCGCTCCTTACATATCATTAACCGCCAGTGAAATATCTTCCATTTCCAAAAGCCTACAGGAAGGGATTCAGTTTGTCTGGCATAATCCGGCCATTCTATATTCAATTACGCTCGACATGGTGGCCGTTTTGTTTGGCGGTGTTGTGGCTATTTTACCCGTTTTCGCAACCGAGGTACTGGTGATTGGGGCCGATGGTTTGGGTCTTTTAAGAAGTGCGGCAGCGTTTGGAGCCATCCTTACGACCGTTTTGCTTACTTTTTTCTCTCCCATGGGCCACCCCTGGCGCAATCTTTTGTGGGCGGTTTTTGCATTTGGCATTGCTACGCTGGTTTTTGCACTCTCCGAGCATTTTTTCCTATCATGCCTGGCATTATTTCTTACGGGGGCCTTCGATAGTGTAAGCGTGGTAATTCGCGAAACGTTAATGCAAACGCTTACGCCACCCGAAATGCGGGGAAGGGTGGCTGCCGTCAATGGCATATTTATTAAAGCGTCAAACGAATTAGGTGCTTTTGAATCTGGTTTGGCAGCAAAATTAATAGGTGCTGTTCCTTCTGTGATAATGGGAGCGACTGCCGCATTGATAACCGTTGCAGTGATCGCCAAGAAATCCCGAACACTCTTAAAGGGTTGA
- a CDS encoding isoaspartyl peptidase/L-asparaginase — MYKFILLLVFMLLVASCAAPSVTVSGKSGTNMNFAIAIHGGAGVISRAKLSPEREAAIRADLERALLAGQALLAKGGTSMDAVVAAVNVLEDSPYFNAGKGAVLTSEGHAELDAAIMDGKTLGAGAVTGLRQVKNPINLARAVMEKSPHVMLSGNGAEVFARSVGIEMVAPSYFVTPERQRALEAAKGKENESGMNQGEARKLNYGTVGAVALDQNGNLSAATSTGGMTNKKWGRVGDAPIIGAGTYANNASAAISATGWGEFFIRSVVAHDIATLIEYKGLKTEVAAQTVIDKVGQLGGDGGVIVMDRKGQIAMPFNSEGMYRGWASGNLKPETRIFKGE; from the coding sequence ATGTATAAATTTATTTTGCTATTGGTCTTTATGCTTCTTGTAGCAAGTTGTGCGGCTCCAAGTGTTACCGTTTCCGGAAAGTCTGGCACAAATATGAACTTTGCAATAGCCATTCATGGGGGAGCTGGTGTTATTTCTAGAGCAAAACTTTCTCCAGAGCGCGAAGCCGCGATTCGCGCAGATTTGGAACGTGCCCTTCTGGCTGGACAAGCCCTTTTGGCAAAGGGTGGAACCAGTATGGATGCCGTTGTCGCTGCGGTGAATGTTTTGGAAGATTCACCTTATTTTAATGCCGGTAAAGGAGCGGTACTGACCTCCGAGGGGCATGCTGAGTTAGACGCTGCCATTATGGATGGCAAAACCTTGGGTGCAGGAGCCGTCACCGGATTACGACAGGTAAAAAACCCCATTAATCTGGCGCGAGCGGTCATGGAAAAATCACCACACGTCATGCTTTCGGGGAATGGTGCGGAAGTTTTTGCGCGTAGTGTGGGGATCGAGATGGTTGCTCCGTCTTATTTTGTGACACCCGAACGCCAGCGTGCCCTCGAAGCAGCAAAAGGGAAGGAAAACGAGTCGGGTATGAATCAGGGAGAAGCGCGCAAACTGAATTACGGAACAGTTGGTGCGGTTGCATTAGACCAAAACGGCAACCTTTCTGCAGCCACTTCTACGGGTGGTATGACCAATAAAAAATGGGGACGGGTCGGAGATGCCCCCATTATCGGTGCTGGAACCTATGCGAATAATGCGTCGGCTGCCATATCGGCCACTGGATGGGGCGAGTTTTTTATCCGTTCCGTGGTGGCGCACGATATTGCTACTTTGATTGAATACAAAGGACTAAAAACAGAAGTTGCGGCACAAACGGTGATAGACAAAGTAGGGCAATTGGGAGGGGATGGTGGGGTCATTGTGATGGACCGTAAAGGACAGATTGCCATGCCATTTAACTCAGAAGGGATGTATCGAGGGTGGGCAAGCGGTAACCTTAAGCCAGAAACCCGCATTTTTAAAGGGGAATAA